In a single window of the Poecile atricapillus isolate bPoeAtr1 chromosome 27, bPoeAtr1.hap1, whole genome shotgun sequence genome:
- the LOC131589000 gene encoding histone-lysine N-methyltransferase EHMT2-like, with amino-acid sequence MTSQEEDGSTCLHHAAKNGNLEMVELLLGTGQVDVNAQDNGGCTPIIWAAEHKHIEVIRRPLTRGADVTLTDNFFQNLLII; translated from the exons ATGACGTCACAGGAGGAGGACGGCTCCACCTGCCTGCACCACGCGGCCAAGAACGGGAACCTGGAGatggtggagctgctgctgggaaccgGACAGGTGGACGTCAACGCCCAG GACAACGGCGGCTGCACCCCGATCATTTGGGCGGCCGAGCACAAACACATCGAGGTCATTCGGCGACCGCTGACCCGAGGGGCCGACGTCACCCTGACCGACAAC tttttccagaatttattgataatttag